One segment of Thunnus thynnus chromosome 19, fThuThy2.1, whole genome shotgun sequence DNA contains the following:
- the LOC137171307 gene encoding uncharacterized protein, with the protein MQVGHQVTSSTSLQIPPQPETAILRNRQSILLDTIQPLSQAIINPKRRMEGPVQSQTPQPPRTCSSPGQNGKSCWSLDVRVAVLLVTLAGVVILLLLYRLLQLRHRLRLARARHALEYHSFFHTGTYTLKHPTPCEDVPTKNGTVPEEDSQPIQTVSAVTPAAITPLPPPPVPLPPLLPLPTPPALLPPPLHPPPSLTPTHPVLTLPLPLPVIHTTPPSPHLSWGACSDADVYSRIGAFRPSRLSSLSSQSKVILFEHSSL; encoded by the exons ATGCAGGTTGGTCATCAGGTCACCAGCAGCACCTCTCTCCAGATCCCTCCCCAGCCTGAGACTGCTATACTCAGAAACAGACAATCAATCCTGCTAGACACCATCCAGCCCCTGTCCCAGGCAATAATCAATCCCAAGCGGAGGATGGAGGGACCTGTCCAGTCCCAGACACCACAGCCCCCCAGGACCTGCAGCTCACCTGGACAGAATGGGAAATCATGCTGGAGCTTGGATGTGAGGGTGGCGGTGCTTCTGGTAACTCTGGCTGGAGTTgtgatcctgctgctgctgtacagaCTCTTACAGCTGAGACACAG GTTGAGGTTAGCCAGGGCAAGGCACGCTCTGGAGTACCACAGCTTCTTCCACACCGGCACCTACACACTCAAACACCCCACACCATGTGAGGACGTGCCAACCAAGAACGGGACCGTCCCTGAGGAAGATTCTCAGCCGATCCAAACTGTTAGTGCAGTGACACCTGCTGCCATCACCCCACTGCCGCCCCCACCAGTGCCGCTTCCACCCCTACTGCCACTCCCTACACCTCCTGCCCTGCTTCCACCACCTCTACACCCTCCACCTTCTCTCACACCAACACATCCTGTCCTgaccctccctctccccctgcCTGTGATCCACACCACCCCACCCAGCCCTCACCTGTCATGGGGCGCCTGCTCAGATGCAGATGTGTACTCTCGGATCGGAGCTTTCAGGCCCTCCAGGCTCTCCAGCCTCTCTAGCCAATCAAAGGTCATTCTGTTTGAACACTCATCTCTCTGA